A DNA window from Sylvia atricapilla isolate bSylAtr1 chromosome 6, bSylAtr1.pri, whole genome shotgun sequence contains the following coding sequences:
- the PPM1A gene encoding protein phosphatase 1A isoform X2 translates to MGAFLDKPKMEKHNAQGQGNGLRYGLSSMQGWRVEMEDAHTAVIGLPNGLDGWSFFAVYDGHAGSQVAKYCCEHLLDHITSNQDFKGPDGPPSVESVKSGIRTGFLQIDEHMRVISEKKHGADRSGSTAVGVMISPQHTYFINCGDSRGLLCRNRKVHFFTQDHKPSNPLEKERIQNAGGSVMIQRVNGSLAVSRALGDFDYKCVHGKGPTEQLVSPEPEVYEIERSEEDDQFIILACDGIWDVMGNEELCDFVRSRLEVTDDLEKVCNEIVDTCLYKGSRDNMSVILICFPNAPKVSPEAVKREAELDKYLESRVEDGV, encoded by the exons ATGGGAGCATTTTTAGACAAGCCAAAGATGGAGAAGCATAATGCCCAGGGGCAGGGGAATGGGCTGCGTTACGGTCTGAGCAGTATGCAAGGCTGGCGCGTGGAAATGGAGGATGCACACACGGCCGTGATTGGTTTGCCAAACGGACTTGATGGATGGTCCTTTTTTGCTGTCTATGATGGGCATGCTGGATCACAGGTTGCCAAGTACTGCTGTGAGCATTTATTAGATCACATCACGAGCAACCAGGATTTTAAAGGGCCAGATGGGCCACCATCTGTGGAAAGTGTAAAGAGCGGCATCAGAACAGGTTTTCTGCAAATTGATGAACACATGAGAGTCATCTCTGAGAAGAAGCATGGCGCAGACAGAAGTGGGTCAACAGCTGTGGGTGTCATGATTTCTCCCCAACACACGTACTTCATCAACTGTGGAGACTCGAGAGGTTTGCTCTGTCGAAACAGGAAGGTTCACTTCTTCACACAGGATCACAAACCAAGTAACCCGCTGGAGAAGGAGCGAATACAGAATGCAGGTGGCTCTGTAATGATTCAGCGTGTGAATGGCTCCCTTGCTGTTTCAAGGGCACTTGGGGACTTTGATTACAAATGTGTCCATGGGAAAGGTCCTACAGAACAGCTGGTCTCACCCGAGCCTGAAGTTTATGAAATTGAGAGATCAGAAGAAGATGATCAGTTCATCATCTTGGCTTGCGACGGTATCTGGGATGTTATGGGAAATGAAGAGCTCTGTGACTTTGTAAGATCCAGACTTGAAGTCACTGATGACCTTGAGAAAGTTTGCAATGAGATAGTTGACACCTGCTTGTACAAG GGAAGTCGAGACAACATGAGTGTGATATTGATCTGTTTTCCGAATGCACCAAAGGTATCACCAGAGGCGGTGAAAAGAGAGGCAGAGTTGGACAAGTACCTGGAAAGCAGAGTAGAAG